In Sphingobacteriaceae bacterium, the following proteins share a genomic window:
- a CDS encoding OsmC family peroxiredoxin gives MKFTRNATANWKGTGMEGKGLITTQSKTLDNAQLSFKTRFDNGVGTNPEELIAAAHSGCYTMQLSFLLSEAGFVPEDLNTEAKLTFEDGTITTIHLLLNAKVPGITDEVFQATAKKAKEICPVSKVLKAEITLSASLVA, from the coding sequence ATGAAATTCACAAGAAACGCAACAGCAAACTGGAAAGGTACAGGAATGGAAGGTAAAGGTCTTATCACTACGCAAAGTAAAACCTTAGACAATGCACAACTATCATTCAAAACAAGATTCGACAATGGTGTTGGAACAAATCCTGAAGAATTAATAGCAGCAGCACATTCGGGTTGTTATACCATGCAACTCAGCTTCCTCTTATCAGAAGCCGGATTTGTGCCGGAGGATTTAAACACGGAAGCAAAATTGACTTTTGAAGATGGTACCATCACCACTATTCATCTTCTGTTAAACGCTAAAGTTCCGGGAATTACAGATGAAGTCTTCCAGGCAACTGCTAAAAAAGCAAAAGAAATTTGCCCGGTTTCTAAAGTACTAAAAGCTGAAATTACTCTATCAGCAAGTCTTGTAGCTTAA
- a CDS encoding LysR family transcriptional regulator, producing the protein MTLQQLRYIVALDEERNFARAAEACLVTQPGLTTQLKNLEEEIGIKLFDRNKVPLTPTALGTEIIRRAKKILREADEIRDFVIHEKDKLEGEIKLGVISTLSPYLIPLFIKAMQVATPKMHYIIKEASTGQLMQDVETGALDVALMATPTGNPNLIEHPVFKEPFVAYLNEDHPMAKSSHYKLQANDKTELLLLQSEYCYNAQLLDICGIKDSGKIKEQFSYDISSIETLKNLVRAQLGFAIIPELAMINEKDTRLFKQFKEPKPVREISLVVSDTFTKKLALEKMSKAIWDCLPSSLRKDFAYKKIRWNDSPYFVKAVSQHQR; encoded by the coding sequence GTGACTCTTCAACAACTCAGATACATTGTGGCCTTAGACGAAGAAAGAAATTTTGCCAGGGCAGCGGAGGCGTGCCTCGTTACACAGCCGGGGCTTACCACTCAATTAAAAAACCTGGAAGAAGAGATTGGGATTAAATTATTCGATAGGAATAAGGTTCCGCTAACCCCCACTGCGCTGGGAACCGAAATAATCAGGCGTGCAAAAAAAATCCTTCGGGAAGCAGATGAAATAAGGGATTTTGTGATTCATGAAAAAGATAAATTAGAAGGAGAAATTAAATTAGGAGTGATTTCCACCTTATCTCCTTATCTGATTCCTTTATTTATTAAAGCTATGCAGGTGGCCACTCCTAAAATGCACTACATTATAAAAGAAGCAAGCACCGGGCAGCTGATGCAGGATGTAGAGACGGGAGCGCTGGATGTAGCTCTGATGGCCACTCCCACAGGTAACCCGAATTTGATCGAGCATCCTGTTTTTAAAGAGCCCTTTGTAGCCTATTTAAATGAAGATCATCCTATGGCGAAAAGCTCCCATTACAAATTACAAGCTAATGATAAAACAGAACTCTTGCTTCTGCAAAGCGAATATTGCTACAATGCACAACTACTCGATATTTGCGGCATTAAGGATTCCGGAAAAATAAAAGAACAATTCAGTTACGATATTAGTTCTATCGAAACCTTAAAAAATCTGGTACGTGCACAATTAGGATTTGCCATCATTCCTGAACTCGCTATGATCAATGAAAAGGACACACGTTTGTTTAAACAGTTTAAAGAACCAAAACCAGTGCGCGAAATAAGTCTTGTGGTTTCTGATACCTTCACTAAAAAACTGGCATTGGAAAAAATGAGCAAAGCCATTTGGGATTGCCTGCCTTCTTCGCTGCGAAAAGATTTTGCTTATAAAAAGATACGCTGGAACGATTCTCCTTATTTTGTGAAGGCTGTGAGTCAGCACCAAAGGTAG
- a CDS encoding transcriptional regulator — protein MKKKYVCNFNCGTDIKYIQDTLYVLNGKWKVPIIVSLSTGHTRYREIAKSVPNITFRMLSKELKELELNKLVTRKVYDDIPVRIEYEVTEYCKTLWPLLGEMISWAKHHRTVI, from the coding sequence ATGAAAAAGAAGTATGTATGTAATTTTAATTGTGGAACAGATATAAAATATATCCAGGATACACTTTATGTTCTAAATGGAAAATGGAAAGTGCCCATCATCGTATCATTGAGTACAGGCCACACGCGTTATCGGGAGATTGCAAAAAGTGTACCCAATATTACTTTCAGGATGCTTTCCAAGGAACTGAAAGAACTAGAATTAAATAAATTGGTAACAAGAAAGGTTTACGATGATATCCCCGTTCGCATTGAATATGAAGTAACTGAGTATTGTAAAACCCTTTGGCCGCTGCTTGGAGAAATGATAAGTTGGGCGAAACATCACAGAACGGTTATTTGA
- a CDS encoding short-chain dehydrogenase encodes MQKLKNKVAVITGGNSGIGLSTAILFAEQGAKVAITGRNKTSIEEAVKIIGHDAIGIPSDVLELKNITRAYEEVQSKFGKIDVLIVNAGMAHQIPLVDFTEEQFDQTSAVNFKGVFFSVQLALPYLNDGASIVLTSSAVNEKGFANGAAYSATKAAVRSLARTFSTELLPRSIRVNVLSPGAIDTPFFGRSGASTEVVNGIKDYMTTIIPAKRLGASREVAEGFLYLASDSSKYMLGSELVMDGGVKTL; translated from the coding sequence ATGCAAAAATTAAAAAATAAAGTGGCGGTAATTACCGGAGGTAATAGTGGCATTGGCCTGTCAACAGCAATCTTATTCGCCGAGCAAGGCGCCAAAGTGGCTATAACAGGGCGAAACAAAACCTCTATTGAAGAAGCTGTAAAAATCATCGGACATGATGCAATTGGAATTCCGAGTGACGTATTGGAGTTAAAGAATATTACAAGAGCATACGAAGAGGTACAAAGTAAATTTGGTAAAATAGATGTGCTTATTGTAAATGCTGGTATGGCGCATCAAATTCCTTTGGTAGATTTTACAGAAGAACAATTCGATCAGACTAGCGCTGTCAATTTTAAAGGGGTTTTCTTTTCTGTTCAGCTAGCTTTACCGTATTTAAATGATGGCGCATCTATAGTTTTAACTTCGAGCGCCGTGAATGAAAAAGGTTTTGCAAATGGTGCAGCCTACTCTGCGACGAAAGCAGCAGTGAGATCTTTGGCAAGAACTTTTTCTACCGAATTGCTGCCTAGGAGTATTCGTGTGAACGTATTGTCTCCCGGAGCTATTGATACACCATTCTTCGGAAGAAGTGGAGCGTCAACAGAAGTTGTAAATGGGATCAAGGATTACATGACTACAATTATTCCGGCAAAACGTTTAGGCGCCTCTCGGGAAGTAGCAGAAGGATTTCTTTACCTGGCTTCAGATAGCTCTAAATATATGCTAGGTTCGGAATTGGTTATGGACGGTGGCGTGAAAACGCTCTGA
- a CDS encoding short-chain dehydrogenase/reductase, with the protein MAKTVLVTGASAGIGKATAIHLAQNGYKVYGVARRVEKMRDLNSHGVRTIALDVTNDENLTACVDQISSEVGGIDILVNCAGLGSYGALEDVPMQEARNQMEINLFGVARLIQLVLPGMRKKRYGKIVNISSVGGKVGLPLGSWYHASKFAIEGMSDCLRNEVRDLGIDVIVIEPGGTKSEMIDIGSKDMLRVSGNTVYKNLSRSMDKLYAEMAKNAVEPLVIAKLIQKGIEAKNPKTRYVGGAMAKPMLFMRKLLSDKMFDKLLMSQMK; encoded by the coding sequence ATGGCAAAAACAGTTTTAGTAACAGGAGCTTCGGCAGGCATAGGTAAAGCAACGGCAATTCATTTGGCGCAAAACGGTTACAAGGTTTACGGTGTTGCGCGCCGGGTAGAAAAAATGCGGGACTTAAATTCGCACGGCGTAAGAACGATTGCGTTGGACGTAACCAACGACGAAAACCTTACAGCGTGTGTAGATCAAATTAGCTCCGAGGTCGGCGGGATTGATATACTTGTCAATTGTGCGGGCCTCGGTTCTTATGGTGCATTAGAAGATGTGCCCATGCAAGAGGCAAGAAATCAAATGGAGATAAATCTTTTTGGTGTTGCGCGTTTGATACAGCTTGTCTTGCCAGGCATGAGAAAGAAGAGGTATGGAAAAATAGTGAATATATCTTCTGTAGGTGGCAAAGTTGGATTACCTTTGGGTTCATGGTACCACGCCAGTAAATTTGCTATAGAAGGAATGAGTGATTGTCTTCGTAATGAAGTAAGGGATCTTGGAATTGACGTGATTGTTATTGAGCCGGGTGGCACTAAGTCAGAAATGATAGATATTGGATCAAAAGATATGCTGCGGGTTTCGGGAAACACAGTTTATAAAAATCTTAGTAGAAGCATGGATAAACTGTATGCTGAGATGGCAAAAAATGCTGTTGAACCTCTGGTGATAGCAAAACTTATACAAAAAGGCATTGAAGCAAAAAATCCCAAAACGCGGTATGTTGGCGGCGCCATGGCAAAGCCTATGTTGTTTATGCGGAAATTGTTATCCGATAAAATGTTCGACAAGTTGCTGATGAGTCAAATGAAATAA
- a CDS encoding cyclic nucleotide-binding protein, translated as MEKLINYLLRFGNLNQQQVDFIKSKVVSKEIKKDAYYHEAGKIPREVIFLTEGIMRVCYYNNKGDEVTKYFMEEDNFVADINSYNQNIPSTEYVQAITDCAYLSFSKEVMEELSMTIIEWDTIIAKITAKALAEKVNKISHMMTEDAKERYLSFLVKFPSLANRIPLSYLASYLGITQSSLSRIRKNI; from the coding sequence ATGGAAAAATTAATCAATTATTTGTTACGCTTTGGGAATCTGAACCAACAACAGGTAGACTTCATTAAAAGCAAAGTGGTAAGCAAAGAAATAAAAAAGGACGCCTACTACCACGAAGCTGGAAAAATTCCCAGGGAGGTTATTTTTCTAACCGAAGGAATTATGCGGGTTTGCTATTATAACAACAAGGGCGACGAGGTGACCAAGTATTTTATGGAAGAAGATAATTTTGTAGCAGACATTAACAGCTACAATCAAAACATTCCTTCCACGGAATATGTACAGGCGATTACGGATTGTGCCTATCTTTCTTTTTCAAAAGAGGTGATGGAGGAGCTTTCGATGACCATTATAGAATGGGATACAATCATTGCAAAAATTACCGCGAAAGCATTAGCTGAAAAAGTGAACAAAATCAGTCACATGATGACAGAAGATGCAAAGGAACGTTACCTTTCTTTTCTTGTAAAATTTCCTTCACTTGCTAATCGCATACCACTTTCTTACCTCGCTTCCTACTTAGGGATAACACAATCTTCTTTAAGCAGAATTAGAAAAAACATTTAA
- a CDS encoding thioredoxin family protein, whose product MQKIVSFFSVFLLAFNLNAQHDTSKAGLTWYTDLMKANEISVASNKPLFAFFTGSDWCVWCHRLQANVFAKPEFIKWAKENVVLVELDFPRGKTLSPELTQQNASLQQTFQVQGYPTVWMFFLHKKKDVQGFDIEALGSLGYPQAEPGKEQIKFISDGNALLKKRAAK is encoded by the coding sequence ATGCAAAAAATAGTAAGTTTTTTTTCGGTTTTTCTTTTGGCTTTTAACCTTAACGCGCAGCACGATACTTCTAAAGCGGGTCTGACCTGGTATACAGACCTAATGAAGGCAAATGAAATTTCGGTAGCAAGCAATAAACCTTTGTTTGCTTTTTTTACTGGAAGCGACTGGTGTGTGTGGTGTCACAGATTGCAGGCAAACGTTTTTGCGAAGCCTGAATTTATTAAATGGGCAAAGGAAAATGTGGTGTTGGTTGAATTGGATTTTCCGCGTGGCAAGACATTGAGTCCGGAGTTAACGCAGCAAAATGCGAGTTTGCAGCAAACCTTCCAGGTACAGGGATATCCTACCGTATGGATGTTTTTTTTACATAAGAAAAAAGATGTGCAGGGTTTTGACATAGAAGCGTTGGGCAGTTTGGGCTATCCTCAGGCTGAACCCGGTAAAGAACAAATTAAATTCATCAGTGATGGAAATGCCCTCTTAAAAAAAAGAGCGGCTAAATAA
- a CDS encoding pimeloyl-CoA dehydrogenase — protein MKRKLISIESPAAEPGFLGKGHTARAVLNGNFAQSDPFILLMDDMLDKQDGEPAGGPHPHAGFETVSLLLEGTMGDSRHMLKDGDLQLMTAGSGIVHSETIDTKKKMRLLQLWISLPKKDRWTTPRVQDLSFERAPFLDENGTKIRLYSGSFAGLTSPVKNYANFILADIHLDAGSTLLKELPASYNAFLYVIDGSLKVGEENKLLKESQTGWLNTFSTQGTSELILNGGEKGARVILYAGEPTGDQIVSYGPFIGDTQEDIRRLYKDYRENKMKHISSVSNEQIFSF, from the coding sequence ATGAAAAGAAAATTAATCAGTATAGAATCTCCTGCCGCAGAACCGGGTTTCCTCGGCAAGGGACATACAGCACGCGCCGTGCTCAATGGAAATTTCGCGCAAAGTGATCCTTTTATTTTATTAATGGATGACATGTTAGATAAACAGGATGGTGAACCCGCCGGCGGTCCGCACCCACATGCAGGATTTGAAACCGTTTCACTTTTATTAGAAGGCACTATGGGTGATTCGCGTCACATGCTGAAAGATGGCGATCTGCAATTAATGACGGCCGGTAGTGGCATAGTGCATTCAGAAACAATCGACACAAAAAAGAAAATGCGTTTATTGCAATTGTGGATCAGTCTTCCAAAAAAAGACAGGTGGACAACGCCACGTGTTCAGGATCTTTCGTTTGAAAGAGCACCTTTTTTAGATGAAAACGGAACTAAGATCCGACTTTACAGCGGTTCGTTTGCAGGACTTACTTCTCCGGTTAAAAATTATGCGAATTTTATTTTGGCCGATATTCACCTGGATGCCGGAAGTACTCTGCTGAAAGAACTACCTGCTTCTTACAATGCTTTTTTATATGTGATTGATGGAAGTTTGAAAGTAGGAGAGGAAAATAAACTTTTAAAGGAATCGCAAACGGGTTGGCTAAATACTTTTTCCACGCAAGGAACAAGCGAGTTGATTTTAAATGGAGGGGAAAAAGGCGCCCGCGTTATTTTATATGCCGGTGAACCAACAGGTGACCAGATTGTTTCTTACGGACCATTCATTGGTGATACGCAAGAGGATATTCGCCGTCTTTATAAAGACTACAGAGAAAATAAGATGAAACACATCTCTTCGGTTTCTAACGAACAGATCTTTAGTTTTTAA
- a CDS encoding cyclic nucleotide-binding protein: MQDLLFDFISKYVSLTDDEKNALLSLDLFHSVKKGTTLLKEGQSSKESYFVLNGCIRTYYIIDGEEKTTAFYTEMDALTPHCVINKAPSEYFISCVEDSILTISNSDMEEEINSKFPKFDIICRKFSEELLAKQQLDFDEFKTSSPEQRYLNLLQKRPDLLQRVPQHQLASFLGIKPQSLSRLRTRILEKSKQ; this comes from the coding sequence ATGCAAGACCTACTATTTGACTTTATCTCAAAATACGTTTCTCTGACAGATGATGAGAAGAACGCATTACTTTCGTTAGACCTGTTTCACTCGGTAAAGAAAGGCACTACTTTGCTCAAAGAAGGACAAAGTTCGAAAGAAAGCTATTTTGTTTTAAATGGCTGCATTCGGACTTATTACATAATAGACGGAGAGGAAAAAACAACCGCTTTCTACACAGAAATGGACGCCTTAACACCTCATTGTGTTATCAATAAAGCTCCTTCTGAATATTTTATTAGTTGTGTTGAAGACAGTATTCTTACAATTTCAAATTCGGATATGGAAGAAGAAATAAACAGCAAATTTCCAAAGTTTGACATAATTTGTAGAAAATTCTCGGAAGAATTATTAGCCAAACAACAACTAGACTTTGATGAGTTTAAGACCTCTTCACCTGAACAACGTTACCTGAATTTACTACAAAAAAGACCCGACCTTCTTCAACGTGTTCCACAACACCAATTAGCGAGTTTTCTAGGCATTAAGCCTCAGTCATTGAGCAGATTAAGAACACGGATTCTTGAAAAAAGCAAACAGTAA
- a CDS encoding phosphoribosylaminoimidazolesuccinocarboxamide synthase — METEKKFITKTGFCHVFPDRIVLTRDGIMGSVAKVIVGNNIQKILLIYGGIACFLFYSSYDLYVNGQTGKAIFFGLISVYLIYGIINSLNNSATPIIDRNKIKDVKLKKAIPGLTRSRFEIKFEDEDGKIKRRLIILSGLRIGGTSETEKAIKIMREENLLKTPDF; from the coding sequence ATGGAAACTGAAAAAAAATTCATCACTAAGACAGGCTTCTGTCATGTTTTCCCCGACAGAATTGTGCTTACGAGAGACGGCATTATGGGTAGCGTAGCAAAGGTGATAGTTGGTAATAACATTCAAAAGATACTTTTAATTTATGGAGGAATAGCTTGTTTCCTTTTTTATAGCTCTTATGACCTCTATGTAAACGGACAAACAGGCAAGGCTATATTTTTCGGACTTATATCCGTGTATTTAATTTATGGAATTATAAATAGTTTAAACAATTCCGCGACTCCAATTATTGACAGAAATAAAATTAAAGACGTGAAATTAAAAAAGGCAATTCCAGGCTTGACGCGTTCACGGTTCGAAATTAAATTTGAGGACGAAGACGGCAAAATAAAAAGACGACTTATAATACTTTCAGGATTAAGAATTGGTGGAACAAGTGAAACTGAAAAAGCAATTAAAATAATGCGAGAAGAAAATTTGCTTAAAACACCGGACTTTTAG